From Paenibacillus graminis, a single genomic window includes:
- a CDS encoding YitT family protein: MQVRNVVMPLVTGPVAKQVKEVAIIIFSAFLVASGLRLFLIPHQLLSGGVAGAASVIGYLTNPKYISLYYFSINLPILIWGFVAVGKKYICYSLLSVVTTTWFLNIIPLIKLTKDPILASIFGGVIIAGGVGFSLRAGGSSGGFDILGSIITRKRDIPMGTVLFVLDGLVILSLGFFKSWDSALYAMLCIFVKSRVVDMIHIRHIKLTCFIITKEREKMLNRLTCLPHGITVVNAEGGYSHEGNTMLMTVTTRYELAELRKTILETDPKSFVNVLETVEIVGRFRRLG, translated from the coding sequence ATGCAAGTTCGTAATGTTGTAATGCCGCTCGTTACAGGGCCGGTTGCCAAGCAAGTGAAAGAAGTCGCCATCATTATTTTTTCGGCCTTTCTGGTCGCGAGCGGGCTGCGCCTGTTCCTCATTCCGCATCAGCTGCTCAGCGGCGGGGTTGCAGGAGCGGCATCTGTCATCGGCTATCTAACCAATCCTAAGTACATTTCGCTGTATTATTTCTCCATTAATCTGCCTATCCTGATTTGGGGTTTTGTGGCCGTGGGCAAAAAATACATCTGCTATAGCCTGCTGTCGGTCGTAACCACGACCTGGTTCTTGAATATCATTCCGCTGATCAAGCTGACCAAAGACCCGATTCTGGCCAGTATTTTCGGGGGAGTCATCATCGCCGGGGGTGTGGGCTTCTCTCTTCGGGCCGGAGGCTCCTCCGGGGGCTTCGATATTCTGGGCTCCATCATTACACGCAAGCGTGATATTCCGATGGGCACCGTTCTGTTTGTGCTGGATGGGCTGGTCATTCTGAGTCTGGGTTTTTTCAAAAGCTGGGATTCCGCCCTGTACGCCATGCTCTGTATTTTCGTCAAAAGCCGTGTGGTCGATATGATCCATATCCGCCACATCAAGCTGACCTGCTTCATTATCACCAAGGAGCGTGAAAAGATGCTGAACCGCCTCACCTGCCTGCCCCATGGCATCACTGTGGTTAATGCGGAAGGCGGGTACAGCCACGAGGGGAACACCATGCTCATGACCGTAACCACCCGTTACGAGCTGGCGGAGCTGCGCAAAACGATCCTCGAAACCGACCCCAAATCGTTCGTCAACGTGCTTGAGACGGTAGAGATCGTCGGCCGGTTCAGACGGCTGGGGTAG
- a CDS encoding VOC family protein: protein MKIHRIDHAGIVVNDLSAAKAFFLDFGLEVHGEWEAEGESLDRIVGLNGAKTACVGLGTPDGQTWIELIQYILPSDERGIQLPFANTPGIRHLAFIVEAIEAIVAKLKNKGMEIFSEIQHYEKSYKLCCCRGPEGMIIELGERIR, encoded by the coding sequence TTGAAGATCCATAGAATAGATCATGCGGGTATAGTCGTAAATGACCTCTCTGCGGCTAAAGCGTTTTTTCTCGATTTTGGCCTTGAGGTGCACGGGGAATGGGAAGCGGAAGGAGAGTCGTTGGACCGGATAGTGGGGCTTAATGGCGCTAAAACAGCCTGTGTAGGATTGGGAACGCCAGACGGTCAAACATGGATAGAGTTAATCCAATATATTTTGCCGTCAGATGAGCGGGGAATTCAGTTACCTTTTGCAAATACCCCCGGTATCCGGCATCTGGCATTTATTGTGGAAGCTATTGAAGCCATTGTCGCCAAATTGAAAAATAAAGGGATGGAAATCTTCAGTGAGATCCAACATTATGAAAAAAGTTATAAATTATGCTGCTGTCGCGGACCAGAGGGAATGATTATAGAGCTGGGGGAACGAATCAGATAA
- a CDS encoding aspartate kinase translates to MSLYVMKFGGSSVGDIERMKRVAGRIADKQDEGHRCVVVVSAMGDTTDELIDQAIQLNGQPPAREMDMLMTTGEQISVALLSIALNGMGRSAVSYTGWQAGFRTDETHGRARINEIDPRRVLESLERDQIVIVAGFQGMTVDGEITTLGRGGSDTTAVALAAAIQADVCEIYTDVDGIYSTDPRIVKTARKLNEISYDEMLELANLGAAVLHPRAVEYAKRYQVKLVVRSSFNHNEGTVVKEEASMEQGVVVSGIAYDKNVARISILGVPDVPGVLAQVFGKLAEEGVDVDIIVQSGVQNEKADFSFTIALSELAHAKKVIEGLHSELPYREVTSEDNLVKVSIVGAGMVSHPGVAAQMFEVISKEGVSIKMVSTSEIKVSCVIESGNLQKIIQALHTAYNLDTEEQAFVGGPKDRR, encoded by the coding sequence TTGTCACTTTATGTCATGAAATTCGGAGGCAGCTCCGTTGGCGACATTGAACGAATGAAGCGTGTTGCGGGGCGCATCGCAGATAAGCAGGATGAGGGTCACCGCTGTGTTGTGGTTGTATCCGCCATGGGAGATACCACGGATGAATTGATCGATCAGGCCATACAGTTGAACGGGCAGCCCCCCGCACGCGAAATGGATATGCTCATGACGACCGGGGAGCAGATCTCCGTCGCGCTTCTGTCCATCGCCCTGAATGGGATGGGCCGCAGCGCTGTATCTTATACAGGCTGGCAGGCGGGATTCCGGACCGATGAGACACATGGCCGGGCACGGATCAATGAAATTGATCCCCGCCGGGTTCTGGAGTCGCTGGAGCGCGATCAAATTGTTATCGTAGCCGGTTTTCAGGGGATGACTGTAGACGGAGAGATTACTACACTGGGCCGTGGGGGATCGGACACTACAGCCGTAGCATTGGCTGCAGCCATCCAAGCGGACGTCTGCGAAATCTATACGGACGTGGACGGTATTTATTCCACGGACCCGCGTATCGTGAAGACTGCGCGCAAGCTCAATGAGATCTCCTATGATGAAATGCTGGAGCTGGCTAACCTGGGGGCAGCGGTGCTGCATCCGCGGGCTGTGGAATACGCCAAACGATATCAAGTGAAGCTGGTCGTCAGATCAAGCTTTAACCATAATGAAGGTACTGTTGTGAAGGAGGAAGCAAGCATGGAGCAGGGTGTGGTAGTTAGCGGAATTGCATATGACAAAAACGTGGCGCGGATCAGTATACTGGGAGTGCCGGATGTGCCGGGCGTCCTCGCCCAGGTATTCGGCAAGCTTGCAGAGGAGGGTGTGGACGTTGATATCATCGTGCAGAGCGGTGTGCAGAACGAGAAAGCCGACTTCTCCTTCACCATTGCACTGAGCGAGCTGGCGCATGCCAAAAAGGTTATCGAGGGGCTTCACAGCGAGCTTCCTTACCGCGAAGTCACTTCCGAGGATAATCTGGTCAAGGTATCGATTGTCGGCGCGGGTATGGTCAGCCATCCCGGTGTAGCGGCGCAAATGTTCGAGGTGATCTCCAAAGAAGGCGTGAGCATCAAGATGGTCAGCACTTCCGAGATCAAAGTGTCATGCGTAATTGAGTCCGGCAATCTGCAAAAAATTATCCAGGCGCTTCACACCGCCTACAATTTGGATACAGAAGAGCAGGCGTTTGTCGGAGGACCGAAGGACCGCCGCTAG
- the efp gene encoding elongation factor P, with protein sequence MISVNDFKTGLTVEVDGDIFTVLDFQHVKPGKGAAFVRSKLKNLRNGNTVERTFRAGETIGRAIIENRGVQYLYASGSDHVFMDNETYDQFELSAKQLEWELNFLQENMTVNIVSYQGEILGINLPTSVELKVTETEPGVKGNTAQGATKAATLETGLTVQVPLFINENDVLLIDTREGKYISRA encoded by the coding sequence GTGATTTCAGTTAACGATTTCAAAACAGGCTTGACCGTAGAGGTGGATGGGGATATTTTTACCGTCCTCGATTTCCAGCATGTCAAGCCGGGTAAAGGTGCCGCATTCGTGCGCTCCAAGCTTAAAAACCTGCGCAACGGCAACACTGTTGAGCGCACCTTTCGTGCCGGTGAAACCATCGGCCGCGCCATCATCGAAAACCGCGGTGTGCAATATTTGTATGCAAGCGGATCGGACCATGTATTCATGGACAACGAAACTTACGACCAGTTCGAGCTGTCCGCCAAGCAATTGGAATGGGAGCTTAACTTCCTGCAAGAAAACATGACCGTGAATATTGTCAGCTACCAGGGTGAAATCCTCGGGATCAACCTGCCAACCAGCGTGGAGCTGAAGGTTACGGAAACTGAGCCTGGCGTTAAAGGCAACACAGCGCAGGGTGCAACCAAAGCAGCAACTCTGGAAACAGGCCTCACGGTACAAGTCCCGCTCTTCATCAATGAGAACGACGTTCTGCTGATCGATACCCGCGAAGGCAAATACATTTCCCGCGCGTAG
- a CDS encoding M24 family metallopeptidase has product MGNKRVSKLRKVLQEQGLDAILITSGINRRYLSGFTGSSGFVLVTGDDSYLLTDFRYMTQAAEQVTGLKVVQHGPKFIDTVRELLQGANVRIGFEQDDVTFSAYSAYAAALQPAVLVPVSKAVENLRAFKDEGELAVMQRAADLADATFSHILNVIKPGMTERDVDLEMEFYMRTHGATSSSFDTIVASGERSAMPHGVASSKVIQNNEFVTFDFGALLDGYCSDVTRTIALGTPDPKLKEIYDIVLEAQLHTLANIKPGMTGRECDALARDVITRYGYGEYFGHSTGHGLGMEVHENPRLSKLADEIMEPGMVVTVEPGIYLPGLGGVRIEDDIVITESGTMLLTHSSKDYLVL; this is encoded by the coding sequence ATGGGCAACAAGCGTGTCTCCAAGCTGCGCAAGGTTTTGCAGGAACAGGGATTGGATGCGATCTTAATAACCAGCGGCATTAACCGCCGCTATTTAAGCGGATTCACCGGTTCTTCCGGTTTTGTTCTGGTCACCGGCGATGACAGCTATCTGCTGACTGACTTCAGGTATATGACACAGGCGGCGGAACAGGTAACAGGCCTGAAGGTGGTACAGCATGGTCCGAAATTTATTGATACTGTCCGGGAGCTGCTGCAGGGCGCGAATGTCCGCATCGGCTTCGAACAGGATGACGTGACTTTCAGTGCCTATAGTGCATATGCGGCTGCGCTGCAGCCTGCGGTGCTGGTGCCGGTCTCCAAGGCTGTTGAGAATCTGCGGGCATTTAAGGATGAAGGCGAACTTGCTGTGATGCAGCGTGCTGCAGATCTGGCGGATGCCACGTTCAGCCACATCCTGAATGTGATTAAGCCCGGCATGACCGAACGTGACGTGGATCTGGAAATGGAATTCTACATGCGCACCCACGGCGCAACCTCATCTTCGTTCGATACGATTGTGGCTTCCGGTGAACGGTCAGCGATGCCGCATGGCGTGGCAAGCAGCAAGGTCATTCAGAACAATGAATTCGTGACCTTCGATTTCGGTGCGCTGCTGGATGGCTACTGCTCGGATGTAACACGTACGATCGCATTGGGCACTCCGGACCCTAAGCTCAAAGAAATTTACGATATTGTGCTTGAAGCGCAGCTCCACACGCTGGCCAATATCAAGCCGGGCATGACCGGAAGGGAATGCGACGCTCTGGCGCGTGACGTCATCACCCGTTACGGCTACGGTGAATATTTCGGACACAGCACAGGACACGGTTTGGGTATGGAGGTTCATGAAAACCCGCGGTTGTCCAAGCTGGCGGATGAAATTATGGAACCGGGGATGGTTGTAACTGTAGAGCCAGGCATTTATTTGCCGGGTCTGGGCGGTGTGCGGATCGAAGATGATATCGTAATCACCGAAAGCGGCACAATGCTGCTGACCCATTCTTCAAAGGATTATTTGGTATTGTAA
- a CDS encoding YqhR family membrane protein has translation MSKSHKQKTERTNPWAFGMELGFFAGLIWGGVRWLTYALHFTKVIPGFLAEPFFKHKFLMTPAGHLLGYLSFIAFSVVAALLYVLILRKLKGPWPGMIFGVLCWSAIFLAGSWQFLQQKMFRLPWNSVVSEFCIFLLWGLFIGYTAAIEYTDERKREQQTKLA, from the coding sequence ATGAGCAAATCCCATAAGCAAAAAACGGAACGTACCAACCCCTGGGCTTTCGGCATGGAGCTGGGCTTTTTCGCCGGATTAATCTGGGGAGGGGTACGCTGGCTGACGTATGCCCTGCATTTTACCAAGGTGATTCCGGGATTTCTGGCCGAGCCCTTTTTTAAGCATAAGTTCTTGATGACACCGGCGGGTCATCTGTTAGGATATCTGTCTTTTATTGCTTTTTCGGTGGTAGCGGCCCTGCTGTATGTGCTGATCTTGCGCAAGCTGAAGGGGCCATGGCCGGGGATGATCTTCGGTGTGCTGTGCTGGTCGGCGATCTTCCTTGCCGGATCATGGCAATTCCTGCAGCAGAAGATGTTCAGGCTGCCGTGGAACTCAGTGGTCAGTGAATTTTGCATTTTTTTGCTCTGGGGATTATTCATCGGGTATACGGCAGCTATCGAGTATACGGATGAACGGAAACGCGAACAGCAGACAAAGCTTGCCTGA
- a CDS encoding DUF1385 domain-containing protein → MFGGKHINVTAVRRKNQEITFLEVPRSDKSWVVKLRRIPFLRGLVSIIDSSAKGSKHLNYSAESYAEDETEPEDLAKQQEKAKKKEEGWSLGMIFGVAIMGILSFLFGKLIFTLVPVFVENYLFKNAFDNYILHNLVEGGIKLVLLLVYLWAISQTPVVKRLFQYHGAEHKVISAFEAGEELTVANVQKYSRLHYRCGSSFMMLTIILGVIIYSVFPWDNLVERVVQRIVLLPVVIGISFEVLKGTNAVRDIPGLKYLGYPGLWLQLLTTKEPKDEMVEVSIASFNRMRELDAAIEAGAYTEASVSGGILDPAKG, encoded by the coding sequence ATGTTCGGCGGCAAGCATATCAATGTAACTGCCGTAAGAAGGAAGAACCAGGAAATTACATTTTTGGAGGTGCCGAGAAGCGATAAGAGCTGGGTCGTTAAACTGCGCAGGATACCGTTTCTTCGCGGCCTTGTCAGTATTATAGATTCCAGCGCCAAAGGCTCCAAGCATTTGAATTATTCAGCAGAATCCTATGCCGAGGATGAGACCGAGCCGGAAGATTTGGCTAAACAGCAGGAGAAAGCCAAGAAAAAGGAAGAGGGCTGGAGCCTGGGGATGATTTTTGGCGTAGCGATCATGGGTATTTTATCTTTTCTTTTCGGCAAGCTGATCTTTACCCTTGTCCCTGTCTTTGTTGAAAATTATCTGTTCAAGAATGCATTTGATAACTACATTCTGCACAACCTCGTAGAAGGCGGAATTAAACTGGTTCTCTTGCTCGTCTATCTGTGGGCCATCTCTCAGACCCCTGTAGTGAAGCGGCTGTTCCAGTACCATGGCGCCGAGCATAAGGTCATCAGCGCATTTGAAGCCGGTGAAGAGCTGACCGTAGCGAACGTGCAGAAGTACAGCCGTCTGCATTACCGCTGCGGAAGCAGCTTCATGATGCTGACAATTATCCTTGGCGTCATTATCTACTCCGTGTTTCCTTGGGATAACCTGGTTGAACGTGTAGTGCAGCGGATTGTGCTGCTGCCGGTCGTCATCGGTATCTCCTTTGAGGTTCTGAAGGGAACCAATGCCGTAAGAGACATTCCGGGACTGAAGTATCTGGGCTACCCTGGACTGTGGCTGCAGCTGCTTACCACCAAGGAACCCAAAGATGAAATGGTCGAAGTCTCCATCGCCTCATTTAACCGGATGCGGGAGCTGGATGCCGCAATCGAAGCAGGGGCATATACTGAAGCAAGTGTGTCAGGCGGAATATTGGATCCTGCGAAAGGATGA
- a CDS encoding patatin-like phospholipase family protein: MEINAVFEGGGVKGISLAGAVQASEQAGAVFKRMAGTSSGSIIASLLAAGYDGEAMSRIIQATVFTSFLKRGFLYNTAYVGPALRVLIKKGLYSGEALESWIRGILKEKGIVTFGDLPRGKLSIIASDITNGRLVVLPDDLKQYGISPDSFEVAKAVRMSCSIPYFFDPVMLRMSNEAAKGKSFAEQFVYMVDGGLLSNFPLWLFDEKEEGFKSPGRRIPTVGYQMIGKTQPQPHRITGPFSMLQAMVGTMLSAHDERYIETEKFIRTVKIPTLGISMTEFNLAPERSDELYTAGYKAGEAFFKNWRPLPKPTIF; this comes from the coding sequence ATGGAGATCAATGCCGTATTTGAAGGCGGGGGTGTGAAGGGGATTTCGCTCGCGGGCGCGGTTCAGGCTTCAGAGCAGGCGGGGGCGGTGTTTAAGCGGATGGCGGGAACCTCTTCGGGCTCCATCATCGCCTCGCTGCTTGCCGCGGGGTATGACGGTGAAGCGATGAGCAGGATTATCCAGGCAACTGTTTTTACCTCTTTTCTAAAAAGGGGCTTTCTCTATAATACGGCTTATGTGGGACCGGCATTACGTGTGTTGATCAAAAAAGGGCTGTATTCCGGGGAGGCGCTGGAGTCGTGGATACGCGGGATTTTGAAAGAAAAAGGAATTGTCACCTTTGGAGATCTGCCCCGCGGCAAGCTGTCCATTATCGCCTCCGATATTACGAACGGCCGTCTGGTTGTGCTGCCCGACGACTTGAAGCAGTATGGGATTTCCCCGGACAGCTTCGAGGTGGCCAAAGCGGTGCGGATGAGCTGCAGCATCCCGTATTTTTTTGATCCGGTAATGCTGAGAATGAGTAATGAAGCGGCTAAAGGAAAGTCTTTTGCTGAGCAGTTTGTCTATATGGTCGATGGGGGCCTGTTGAGCAATTTTCCGTTGTGGCTCTTCGACGAGAAGGAAGAGGGCTTCAAAAGCCCGGGCCGCAGAATCCCCACGGTAGGTTATCAGATGATCGGAAAAACACAACCGCAGCCGCACAGAATTACCGGTCCTTTCAGTATGCTGCAGGCTATGGTGGGCACCATGCTGTCTGCCCATGATGAACGTTACATTGAAACGGAAAAATTTATCCGGACGGTTAAAATTCCCACTTTGGGCATCTCGATGACTGAGTTCAATCTCGCGCCGGAGAGAAGTGACGAGCTGTATACGGCAGGATACAAGGCGGGGGAGGCATTTTTCAAAAATTGGCGGCCGCTTCCGAAGCCTACAATTTTCTAA
- a CDS encoding family 10 glycosylhydrolase: MNYRKWMLGLLVLLLCLPFGMTGVRAAAIPITIELDGEALSSDVPPFITASGVTMVPVGVVSKGLGAAVEWNQSSKTATISKGENVLKLTSGKKTADVGGTPVALDTSVQIVQGRVTVPLRFVSEQLGLQVVWDQATKHIALYSNAEIVGPSAPTVPAPTSVPTPTPVPTPNVPATSVPAPTVPAPTVPSVPGAKVSKEMKGAWISTVFNLDWPSTSSTGNEAKQKQEFNTLLDKLQRTGFNAVFVQVRPSGDSLYPSVLVPWSKILTGTQGKNPGYDPLDYMITAAHSRGMQFHAWFNPFRATTDASTANLASNHVAKAHPEWIVKADNKLYINPGIPEARQHIIDTVMEVVKGYDIDGVHLDDYFYPSGTFADDEAFKTYNSKSISSKGDWRRDNINDFISRLGQSIHGVKSDVSFGVSPFGVWRNKKADSTGSDTTAGVSAYDDMYADTRTWIRSGWIDYIAPQIYWSLSFNAARYDKLVDWWVNEVKGTGVKLYIGQATYKVGTDKSAEWQSGEQIINQLKYNEKYNEVAGSIMFRANDIVSRDPFGLASLLTFYFKS; this comes from the coding sequence ATGAATTACCGTAAATGGATGTTAGGATTATTGGTGCTGCTGTTATGTCTCCCGTTCGGTATGACCGGCGTTCGGGCGGCGGCTATACCGATAACCATTGAGCTTGATGGCGAGGCCTTGAGCAGTGACGTACCGCCGTTTATCACCGCTTCAGGCGTGACTATGGTTCCTGTAGGTGTAGTCAGCAAAGGGCTGGGTGCAGCGGTCGAGTGGAATCAAAGCAGTAAGACTGCGACAATCAGCAAAGGCGAGAACGTGCTGAAGCTCACCAGCGGCAAAAAGACAGCCGACGTAGGAGGAACACCTGTAGCATTGGATACCTCTGTGCAGATTGTTCAGGGCCGGGTGACGGTGCCATTGCGTTTTGTGAGTGAACAGCTCGGACTTCAGGTCGTGTGGGATCAGGCAACCAAGCACATCGCGTTGTATTCAAACGCCGAGATTGTCGGGCCATCCGCGCCGACGGTACCTGCACCGACAAGCGTACCGACACCGACGCCTGTACCTACACCAAATGTACCGGCAACAAGCGTGCCGGCACCAACGGTGCCTGCGCCTACGGTTCCATCGGTCCCTGGAGCGAAGGTCTCGAAAGAAATGAAAGGGGCCTGGATCTCAACCGTGTTCAATCTGGACTGGCCTTCTACTTCTTCAACAGGAAATGAGGCCAAGCAGAAACAGGAATTCAACACTTTGCTCGATAAGCTGCAAAGAACCGGCTTCAATGCCGTATTCGTGCAGGTCAGACCCTCCGGCGACAGCCTGTATCCTTCGGTGCTGGTTCCCTGGTCCAAGATATTAACCGGCACGCAGGGCAAGAATCCGGGTTATGACCCGCTGGACTATATGATCACAGCCGCTCACAGCCGGGGCATGCAGTTCCATGCCTGGTTCAATCCGTTCCGTGCGACTACGGATGCCAGCACGGCCAATCTGGCGAGCAATCACGTGGCAAAAGCCCATCCGGAATGGATCGTCAAGGCGGACAACAAGCTCTATATTAATCCGGGCATTCCGGAAGCGCGCCAGCATATCATCGATACCGTTATGGAAGTAGTGAAGGGCTATGACATTGACGGTGTCCATCTGGATGATTATTTCTATCCATCCGGTACTTTTGCCGATGATGAGGCGTTTAAGACCTATAATTCCAAGTCCATCAGCTCCAAGGGGGATTGGCGGCGGGACAATATCAATGATTTCATCAGCCGTCTCGGCCAGTCCATTCATGGCGTGAAATCGGATGTCTCCTTCGGTGTCAGCCCGTTTGGCGTCTGGCGCAACAAGAAGGCGGACAGCACGGGTTCCGATACCACTGCAGGTGTATCTGCATATGACGATATGTACGCTGATACGCGGACCTGGATACGCAGCGGCTGGATCGACTATATTGCCCCGCAGATTTATTGGAGCCTCTCCTTCAATGCGGCCCGGTACGACAAGCTGGTGGACTGGTGGGTGAACGAGGTGAAGGGTACCGGAGTCAAGCTCTACATAGGACAGGCCACCTACAAGGTAGGAACTGACAAAAGCGCAGAGTGGCAGAGCGGCGAACAGATCATCAACCAGTTGAAATATAATGAGAAGTACAATGAAGTAGCCGGCAGCATCATGTTCAGAGCGAATGATATTGTAAGCCGCGATCCATTCGGACTTGCCAGCTTGCTGACCTTTTATTTCAAGTCATGA
- the mntR gene encoding transcriptional regulator MntR, whose protein sequence is MPTPSMEDYLERIYKLIDEKGYARVSDIAEGLEVHPSSVTKMIQKLDKDEYLIYEKYRGLVLTSKGKKVGKRLVDRHQLLEEFLGLIGVQQEHIYKDVEGIEHHLSWDSITRIETLVEYFRRDEARLQTLYDIHLELVSDS, encoded by the coding sequence ATGCCAACACCCAGCATGGAGGATTATTTGGAGCGCATATACAAGCTCATCGATGAGAAGGGTTATGCGCGGGTCTCGGATATTGCCGAGGGACTGGAAGTCCACCCCTCCTCTGTGACCAAGATGATCCAAAAACTGGATAAGGACGAATATCTCATCTATGAGAAATATCGTGGGCTTGTCCTAACAAGCAAAGGGAAAAAAGTGGGGAAACGTCTCGTTGACCGTCACCAGCTGCTGGAGGAATTCCTCGGCCTGATCGGAGTACAGCAGGAGCATATTTATAAGGATGTGGAAGGAATCGAGCATCATTTGAGCTGGGACTCCATTACGCGCATTGAGACGCTAGTGGAGTATTTTCGCCGTGATGAAGCGCGTCTGCAGACCTTATACGATATTCATCTTGAACTGGTCAGCGACTCATAA
- the splB gene encoding spore photoproduct lyase has product MATAVTERPSAKKHRKPTGLFIPELVFFEPEALKYPKGVRIMEWVKAQNIPYRMTTSHNRITNLPGETELEQYKIAKRTLVVGIRKTLTFDQSKPSADYAIPIATGCMGHCHYCYLQTTLGAKPYIRVYVNTGDVIDAAKKYIEERAPEITSFEAACTSDPLGLEHITGSLAELINFIAGEPLGRLRFVTKYQHVEPLLHLKHNGHTRIRFSVNADYVIRNFEPATARFEERIEAAGQIARAGYPLGFIIAPIIWHEGWQEGYAELLAKLAQALPPEAGKGLTFEMIQHRFTKTAKTVIEKRYPKSKLEMDIEKRKKKWGRWGQHKYVYPDEQQTALREFITERIFEHFPEAGIDYFT; this is encoded by the coding sequence ATGGCCACGGCAGTAACTGAACGCCCTTCCGCAAAAAAACACCGCAAGCCGACCGGTCTGTTTATTCCTGAACTTGTTTTTTTTGAGCCGGAGGCGCTGAAATATCCCAAAGGTGTGCGGATTATGGAATGGGTTAAGGCGCAGAATATCCCTTACCGCATGACCACTTCACACAATCGGATCACCAATCTGCCGGGAGAAACGGAACTGGAGCAATATAAAATTGCCAAACGCACCCTTGTAGTGGGCATCCGCAAAACCTTGACCTTTGACCAGTCCAAGCCCTCTGCAGACTATGCCATACCGATTGCCACCGGCTGCATGGGCCACTGCCATTACTGCTACCTGCAGACAACACTTGGCGCTAAACCGTATATCCGTGTGTATGTCAATACAGGCGATGTGATCGATGCGGCCAAAAAATATATCGAAGAACGGGCCCCGGAAATCACCTCCTTCGAAGCGGCATGCACCTCTGATCCGCTGGGACTTGAACATATCACCGGTTCTCTTGCCGAGCTGATCAATTTCATTGCTGGCGAGCCGCTGGGGCGGCTGCGTTTTGTAACCAAATACCAGCATGTGGAGCCGCTGCTCCATCTGAAGCATAACGGCCACACCCGGATCCGGTTCAGCGTGAACGCTGATTATGTGATCCGGAATTTCGAGCCGGCGACCGCACGCTTCGAGGAACGGATTGAAGCTGCGGGACAAATCGCCCGGGCCGGCTACCCGCTTGGCTTCATTATCGCCCCGATCATCTGGCATGAGGGCTGGCAGGAAGGATACGCTGAGCTGCTGGCGAAGCTGGCCCAGGCGCTGCCGCCGGAGGCGGGCAAAGGCCTTACTTTTGAAATGATCCAGCACCGGTTCACCAAGACGGCCAAAACAGTCATCGAGAAACGTTATCCGAAATCCAAACTGGAAATGGACATCGAGAAGCGCAAAAAGAAATGGGGCCGCTGGGGCCAGCACAAATACGTCTATCCCGATGAACAGCAAACCGCCCTGCGGGAATTCATCACAGAGCGGATCTTCGAACATTTCCCGGAAGCGGGAATTGATTATTTTACCTGA
- a CDS encoding cytochrome c biogenesis CcdA family protein, translated as MSNLNAGIAFAAGVASFISPCCLPLYPSYLSYITGLSVQELKAGSNTKKARFRTISHTLAFILGLSAVFYTIGFGAGLFGEVFQEQRDLIRQLSAILVMAMGLFLLGIFQPRFLLREHKLHMRWKPAGYLGSFILGIGFSAGWSPCIGPILTPIIALSASDQGAWFTLITAYCIGFALPFFVLAFFLGGARRILKYSNLLMKVGGGLMIFMGLLLFTDQMFRITIWLQGITPDWLKF; from the coding sequence TTGTCCAATCTGAATGCAGGAATTGCTTTTGCTGCCGGAGTTGCGTCTTTTATCTCACCTTGCTGTCTGCCGCTTTACCCGTCCTATCTAAGCTATATCACCGGTCTGTCTGTTCAGGAATTAAAGGCGGGCAGCAATACCAAAAAGGCCCGTTTCCGGACCATCAGCCATACGCTGGCCTTTATTCTAGGATTATCTGCAGTGTTCTATACGATTGGCTTCGGAGCCGGGCTGTTCGGAGAAGTATTTCAGGAGCAGCGGGATTTGATCCGGCAATTATCGGCCATCCTTGTGATGGCGATGGGACTGTTCCTGCTGGGGATTTTTCAACCCAGGTTTCTGCTCCGTGAACATAAGCTCCATATGAGATGGAAGCCGGCGGGTTATCTGGGCTCGTTCATTCTGGGTATCGGTTTCTCGGCAGGCTGGTCTCCTTGCATCGGGCCGATCCTGACTCCGATCATTGCGTTGTCGGCCAGCGACCAAGGGGCCTGGTTTACGCTGATTACGGCCTACTGCATCGGCTTTGCACTGCCCTTCTTCGTTCTGGCCTTCTTCCTCGGCGGAGCCCGGCGCATCCTCAAATATTCCAATCTGCTGATGAAGGTGGGCGGCGGACTTATGATTTTCATGGGACTCCTGCTGTTTACGGACCAGATGTTCCGCATCACCATATGGCTTCAGGGGATTACGCCGGATTGGCTGAAGTTCTAG